The Pseudomonadota bacterium genome includes the window GCTGCGGTTGCGACTGATAACAAGGATCCGGTCGTCCACCGTCGACGATGAGAATCGATACTGGTAATCCTTGCTGGCGCGTCTTTTGTTTGGTTTCTCAGGGCTTCGATGAGCGCCATGTCTTTGTTGAGCTCTGGTAAATGAGCGGTATGCTCCGCTAGCCAAAGCTCGAACGTTTCTTCTTCGCTCGGACTCAGTTGGTCGGCGAGGTACTTCCTGGCCAAATCCGGATCCATTGAATCCTTAGCAAGCTGTTCCCGTATGTCTGGATTGCTATCTGCGCCATTCATATCATCAATCACTTAACTTTCTGACCCGTCATGGTGCCGCTTTCTAAACAACTTACGAAGCCGTTGTTTGGCGCGAAATAGCACTCGATCAAAGTGATTGAGATCGAGCCTCAAATCGCGACAGATGTCCGCTTTGTCCTGACCGAGTACAAAGTACCGTCGAATAATTTCCTGATCCCGTGGAACATTCAATTCTTTGATGCACTGCTTTGCGCACTCAAGCAGGTCTTGCCACTCGGCAAGGGAAGCGACGTTATCGGGAGACGCCTCAATTTCAGACATTATTTGAGGGTCCAAAGGTAATTGTTTGCCTTCACGGGCTACGCTCCTATTCGCGATGCGAATCGCTGTAGTCTTAAGAAACCCGAGAATCCGGTTCGGGTTCTCCACCTTCCCTTCGGTCAGACTGATGATCGCCACCATAAACGCCTCCTGGGCTATGTCCTCAACCCATGGAGAGGAGACGTACCGCTTCCGGATGATGAACACCAACCAGCGAAAGTACTTCTCGTAGAATTGACTCTCCGCAATCTTGTCTCCTTCCATTATTCTGCGAGCCAGCTTTCCGGCCGCAGAACCTTGGGACGGCTCCGATTGATCCCCCACCTTGACTCCTGATTGTTGAACTCATGCGCTGTGGTCAGTTAGCAAGAGAACTTTACCATTTAGGAGCTTAGCGTTCTAAACGAGTCGGGCTCGTATTGGTCCCGCACACCAGGAAATAATCCTGTACAACATGTGTCACCAACATCGGCAACCTACCACCCAGAACGCCACCGATTCGGCAGCTCTCTCAACCAGGTTGGTGGGAGTTTTACGAGAAACCTTTCACCAACACTCTAGGTCGCAGTTGAGCGAACGACCGGTCCAACAAGCAGCAATCACCCTAACCGAAGGTTTCCTCAGAATTTCTTCTGTTTTTACACCGAGAAAAAAAGGTCCAGCCGATACAGAGTGTTATCTCATCAGTTGTCCCCGGTGCAAAAATGAACTGCTTGGCAGATGCTCCACAGAACACTCATCAAGACCCGCGCGAAGATACCCTGGTCGATTGCTGCGCACGGGCTCACCTCGGCGACCTGGCAGCGGAGTCCAAGATGCTTGATCAGCTCTATCCGAGAGTCAAAAGGCTCGTGAACTCCCAAACGCGAACCACCGATATCGTCGATGGCGTGGTCCAGGACACGTTTCTGATTTTGTTGAA containing:
- a CDS encoding sigma-70 family RNA polymerase sigma factor translates to MGDQSEPSQGSAAGKLARRIMEGDKIAESQFYEKYFRWLVFIIRKRYVSSPWVEDIAQEAFMVAIISLTEGKVENPNRILGFLKTTAIRIANRSVAREGKQLPLDPQIMSEIEASPDNVASLAEWQDLLECAKQCIKELNVPRDQEIIRRYFVLGQDKADICRDLRLDLNHFDRVLFRAKQRLRKLFRKRHHDGSES